One genomic segment of Arthrobacter sp. zg-Y1110 includes these proteins:
- a CDS encoding PadR family transcriptional regulator gives MARPTENEEWVEARIESWVETYKKSMLTPVILRVVEAAQPVTVARIAAGVASATGWTITERSMYRSLKRLQDSGFLQSAEVAAPRTGAKRKEISLTAVGARFLAGINDSLVGFSPPRSGEGAGN, from the coding sequence ATGGCCCGCCCCACGGAGAACGAGGAATGGGTGGAAGCCCGGATCGAGTCCTGGGTGGAGACGTATAAGAAATCGATGCTGACGCCGGTGATCCTGCGGGTCGTTGAAGCTGCGCAGCCGGTGACGGTCGCCCGGATTGCAGCCGGCGTCGCGTCGGCCACCGGATGGACGATCACCGAACGGAGCATGTACCGGAGCCTGAAGCGGCTTCAGGATTCCGGCTTCCTACAGAGCGCGGAGGTTGCCGCACCCCGGACCGGAGCCAAGCGCAAGGAGATTTCGCTGACCGCGGTGGGCGCACGGTTCCTGGCCGGCATCAACGACAGCCTCGTCGGTTTCTCCCCGCCGCGCAGCGGGGAGGGCGCCGGAAACTAG
- a CDS encoding MFS transporter — protein sequence MKTNVLDEARRVSVQRRTLAVVVLSQILGGAGLAAGVTVGALLAQDMLGSEGLAGLPAGLITLGSALAAYLVGRVTQRAGRRIGLGAGFLTGGLGALGVVLAAVVDNPLLLFAALFLYGAGTATNLQARYAGTDLALPDRRGQAISIAMVSTTFGAVAGPNLVTPMGRFAEDLGIPALAGPFLLAGAAFLAAGVVLLVLLRPDPFFLARRLEDRTADTVPGDVGAPAARPGVGVYVGAAVMVLTQIAMVAIMTMTPVHMRAHHHDLAAVGMVIGVHIGAMYLPSLVTGVLVDKLGRTPMAIASGVTLLLAGVTAALAPGGSLGLLLLALALLGMGWNFGLIAGTALVVDNTSPEIRPRVQGKIDVLVALAGAGGGTLSGVVMAGTSYAVLALSGGILALLLIPVLFWARRSKAVERY from the coding sequence ATGAAGACCAACGTGCTGGACGAGGCGCGCCGCGTCTCAGTTCAGCGGCGTACCCTCGCCGTGGTTGTCCTCAGCCAGATTCTCGGCGGGGCGGGACTGGCCGCAGGTGTCACGGTGGGGGCACTTCTGGCTCAGGACATGCTTGGATCGGAGGGGTTGGCCGGTCTGCCGGCGGGGCTGATCACACTGGGCTCCGCACTGGCTGCCTACCTCGTAGGAAGGGTTACCCAGCGGGCCGGACGGCGCATTGGACTCGGAGCCGGTTTCCTGACCGGCGGCCTCGGTGCCCTGGGCGTGGTCCTGGCTGCCGTGGTGGACAACCCCCTTCTGCTGTTTGCGGCCCTGTTCCTTTATGGGGCGGGAACGGCCACCAATTTGCAGGCCAGATATGCCGGAACGGACCTGGCGCTGCCGGACCGCAGGGGACAGGCCATCAGCATTGCGATGGTCTCGACGACGTTCGGGGCGGTTGCCGGACCCAATTTGGTGACGCCCATGGGCCGCTTCGCCGAGGACCTCGGTATCCCTGCCCTGGCCGGCCCCTTCCTCCTTGCCGGAGCAGCGTTCCTGGCCGCCGGCGTCGTCCTGCTGGTACTTTTGCGCCCGGATCCGTTTTTCCTGGCACGCCGGTTGGAGGACCGGACGGCGGACACCGTGCCGGGCGACGTCGGTGCGCCGGCAGCCCGGCCGGGGGTCGGAGTCTACGTGGGTGCCGCCGTGATGGTGCTGACCCAGATCGCGATGGTGGCGATCATGACCATGACGCCGGTGCATATGCGGGCCCATCACCATGACCTTGCCGCGGTCGGGATGGTCATCGGGGTGCACATCGGCGCGATGTATCTGCCGTCGCTTGTCACGGGTGTCTTGGTGGACAAACTCGGACGTACTCCAATGGCTATCGCCTCCGGGGTCACCCTGCTCTTGGCCGGAGTCACTGCGGCCCTCGCGCCGGGTGGATCCCTGGGCCTGCTGCTCCTCGCCCTGGCACTGCTCGGCATGGGCTGGAACTTCGGCCTGATTGCCGGCACGGCACTGGTAGTCGATAACACGTCGCCGGAGATCCGTCCCCGCGTCCAAGGCAAGATCGACGTGCTGGTTGCCTTGGCCGGGGCCGGTGGGGGAACCCTGTCCGGTGTGGTTATGGCCGGCACCAGCTACGCCGTACTTGCCCTCTCGGGCGGCATCCTGGCCTTGCTGCTGATCCCGGTGCTGTTTTGGGCCCGGCGCAGCAAGGCAGTGGAAAGGTACTAG
- a CDS encoding GNAT family N-acetyltransferase has product MSSTPAAVPEGAVLVRPLLASDWPAVRSIYAAGIATGQATFESAVPEWEAFDSAHLAGLRLVADTGSGILGWAAASPVSTRDAYRGVVEHSVYIAPAARGRGIGRLLLRALVASAETSGIWTLQCSIFPENMASLALHQAAGFRVVGRRQRVAKMGHGPHAGEWRDTLFLERRSGSAGTD; this is encoded by the coding sequence GTGAGCAGCACACCTGCCGCTGTGCCGGAAGGCGCGGTACTCGTCCGGCCCCTGCTGGCTTCGGACTGGCCCGCGGTGCGCAGCATCTACGCGGCGGGGATTGCCACCGGGCAGGCCACCTTCGAGAGCGCGGTACCCGAATGGGAAGCCTTTGATTCCGCCCATCTGGCCGGACTCCGGCTTGTCGCCGACACAGGAAGCGGCATCCTGGGATGGGCAGCGGCCTCACCCGTTTCCACCCGGGATGCCTATCGCGGCGTCGTCGAACATTCTGTTTACATCGCCCCCGCCGCCCGAGGACGCGGCATCGGAAGGCTTCTGCTGCGTGCCTTGGTGGCGTCCGCGGAGACCTCGGGAATCTGGACGCTTCAGTGCAGTATCTTTCCGGAGAACATGGCCAGCCTCGCCCTGCACCAGGCAGCGGGCTTCCGCGTGGTTGGCAGGCGCCAGCGCGTGGCGAAAATGGGCCACGGACCGCACGCCGGTGAATGGCGGGACACCCTGTTCCTGGAACGGCGCAGCGGTTCCGCCGGAACCGACTAA
- a CDS encoding helix-turn-helix transcriptional regulator: MTSALTVPAPAVEACCTPLTSEALSIEDAQRFAQLLKAVAEPTRLRLVSLIAAQENKEACVCDLTEPIGLGQPTVSHHLKILVDAGILHREKRGVWAYYSIVPGALERAAAVLSPR; the protein is encoded by the coding sequence GTGACCTCTGCACTGACAGTTCCCGCTCCCGCCGTCGAGGCCTGCTGCACCCCGCTGACCTCCGAAGCGCTGAGCATCGAAGACGCCCAGCGGTTCGCCCAGCTGCTCAAGGCCGTGGCCGAGCCGACCCGCCTGCGCCTGGTCTCACTGATCGCTGCCCAGGAGAACAAAGAAGCGTGCGTGTGCGACCTCACCGAACCGATCGGCCTCGGGCAGCCGACGGTGTCCCACCACCTGAAGATCCTGGTCGACGCCGGCATCCTGCACCGCGAGAAGCGCGGCGTCTGGGCCTACTACTCCATCGTGCCGGGTGCGCTGGAGCGGGCGGCCGCGGTCCTCTCTCCCCGGTGA
- the arsB gene encoding ACR3 family arsenite efflux transporter, giving the protein MSTSTAPPQAGQVTARLSTLDRFLPLWILAAMAAGLLLGRLVPGIGPALDSVKVSNVSLPIAVGLLVMMYPVLAKVRYDETSRVIADRKLMVTSLVLNWVAAPAFMFALAWIFLPDLPEYRTGLIIVGLARCIAMVMIWNDLACGDREAAAVLVAINSVFQVLAFGALGWFYLQVLPGWLGLETTSAGFSFWAITVSVLVFLGIPLLAGFLTRTLGEKAKGRDWYEATFLPKLGPWALYGLLFTIVLLFALQGDEITSNPLDVARIALPLLVYFLVVFGAGMLLGKLLDLGYARTTTLAFTAAGNNFELAIAVAIGTYGVTSGQALAGVVGPLIEVPVLVALVYVALWTQKKYWPAATTALAPSPNASTEKTNR; this is encoded by the coding sequence GTGAGCACGTCCACCGCACCACCCCAGGCCGGCCAGGTCACTGCCCGGCTCTCCACCCTGGACCGCTTCCTGCCGCTCTGGATCCTCGCCGCGATGGCTGCCGGGCTGCTGCTGGGCCGGCTGGTTCCGGGCATTGGTCCCGCACTGGACTCGGTGAAGGTGTCGAATGTGTCGCTGCCCATCGCCGTCGGACTGCTGGTGATGATGTATCCGGTGCTGGCCAAGGTCCGGTACGACGAAACCTCGCGGGTGATTGCCGACCGGAAACTGATGGTCACCTCACTGGTGCTCAACTGGGTCGCCGCTCCGGCATTTATGTTCGCCCTGGCCTGGATCTTCCTGCCCGATCTGCCCGAATACCGCACCGGGCTGATCATCGTGGGGCTGGCCCGCTGCATCGCCATGGTGATGATCTGGAACGACCTGGCCTGCGGTGACCGCGAAGCCGCCGCCGTGCTGGTCGCCATCAACTCCGTCTTCCAGGTTTTGGCCTTCGGCGCGCTGGGCTGGTTCTACCTGCAGGTCCTGCCCGGCTGGCTCGGCCTGGAAACCACCAGCGCCGGGTTCTCCTTCTGGGCCATCACGGTAAGCGTGCTGGTTTTCCTGGGCATCCCGTTGCTGGCCGGCTTCCTCACCCGCACCCTTGGCGAAAAGGCGAAGGGCCGTGACTGGTACGAGGCCACGTTCCTGCCGAAGCTTGGCCCTTGGGCGCTCTACGGCCTGCTGTTCACCATCGTGCTGCTGTTCGCCCTGCAGGGGGATGAAATCACCTCGAACCCGCTCGACGTCGCCCGCATCGCCCTGCCACTGCTGGTCTACTTCCTCGTGGTGTTCGGCGCCGGCATGCTGCTGGGCAAACTGCTGGACCTGGGTTACGCCCGCACCACCACGCTGGCCTTCACCGCCGCCGGGAACAACTTCGAACTCGCCATCGCCGTGGCGATCGGCACCTACGGCGTGACCTCCGGACAGGCGCTGGCCGGCGTCGTCGGCCCCCTGATCGAAGTGCCCGTTCTGGTCGCCCTGGTCTACGTGGCCCTTTGGACGCAGAAGAAATACTGGCCCGCCGCCACCACTGCCCTTGCTCCCTCTCCAAACGCTTCCACAGAAAAGACGAACCGATGA
- a CDS encoding arsenate reductase ArsC has product MSTETAAKPSVLFVCVHNAGRSQMAAAYLRHLGEGRIEVRSAGSAPADSVNPAAVEAMAEEGIDMSAELPKVLTTEAVKESDVVITMGCGDACPIFPGKRYEDWKLDDPAGQGVDAVRPIRDDIKTRITALIADLLPA; this is encoded by the coding sequence ATGAGCACCGAAACCGCCGCCAAGCCCTCCGTCCTGTTCGTCTGCGTGCACAACGCCGGACGGTCGCAGATGGCCGCCGCGTACCTGCGACACCTCGGCGAGGGACGGATCGAAGTCCGCTCCGCCGGATCCGCGCCCGCCGACTCGGTCAATCCCGCCGCCGTTGAAGCCATGGCCGAAGAGGGCATCGACATGTCCGCCGAGCTGCCGAAGGTGCTGACCACCGAGGCCGTGAAGGAGTCCGACGTCGTAATCACCATGGGCTGCGGCGACGCCTGCCCGATCTTCCCCGGCAAGCGCTACGAGGACTGGAAACTCGACGACCCCGCAGGCCAAGGCGTCGACGCCGTCCGCCCCATCCGCGACGACATCAAGACCCGGATCACCGCACTCATCGCCGACCTCCTGCCGGCATAG
- a CDS encoding FAD-dependent oxidoreductase, whose product MNTDLSQLPVAVIGSGPVGLAAAAHLLERGLTPVIFESGDAPAAAVRAWGHIRLFSPWQYDVDAAARRLLADTGWQEPDAETLPTGAELLEQYLQPLVAVPAIRNALHTNSEVVAVSREGLDKTRTGGRDTTPFLVRVRTADGTTADHRVRAVIDASGTSNSPNPLGSAGLAAPGESAAYAEGFITAPLPDVTGRARDRFAGKHILVVGAGHSAANTLLALGELAEQEPETRISWAIRRSSAASVYGGGDLDGLPARGALGSRLRTLVEEGRIELHTSFTITGFKSADTLTVVGSTPCGESQLDVDLLVPATGFRPNLEMLREIRLDLDPAVEAPRALGPLIDPEFHSCGTVTPHGARLLSHPEKDFYITGMKSYGRAPTFLMATGYEQVRSIAAALAGDQKAADDVELVLPETGVCSTDLGGSCDTVAGCDTDAAAAPAAESCCGTPEPAAAAPAAESCCGTPEPAAAAPAAESCCSAPEPAFLGIPTGLEHGRSGEQGN is encoded by the coding sequence ATGAACACTGATCTGTCCCAGCTTCCCGTCGCCGTCATCGGCTCCGGTCCCGTGGGCCTGGCTGCCGCCGCGCACCTGCTCGAACGCGGACTGACGCCGGTCATCTTCGAATCCGGCGACGCGCCTGCCGCGGCCGTCCGCGCCTGGGGACACATCCGGCTGTTCTCGCCGTGGCAGTACGACGTCGACGCCGCCGCGCGCCGCCTGCTCGCCGACACCGGCTGGCAGGAACCGGACGCCGAAACCCTGCCGACCGGTGCGGAACTTCTCGAGCAGTACCTGCAGCCGCTGGTTGCCGTCCCCGCCATCCGGAACGCCCTGCACACGAACAGCGAGGTTGTTGCCGTCAGCCGGGAAGGCCTAGACAAGACCCGCACCGGCGGACGGGATACCACTCCGTTCCTGGTCCGCGTCCGGACCGCCGACGGCACAACCGCCGATCACCGGGTCCGCGCCGTCATCGACGCGTCCGGCACCTCGAACTCCCCGAACCCGCTGGGCTCGGCCGGACTTGCAGCACCGGGGGAGTCCGCCGCCTATGCAGAGGGCTTCATCACCGCTCCGCTGCCGGATGTCACCGGCCGGGCCCGCGACCGGTTCGCCGGCAAGCACATCCTGGTGGTCGGCGCAGGCCATTCGGCGGCCAACACGCTGCTGGCACTGGGGGAGCTGGCCGAGCAGGAACCGGAAACCCGGATCAGCTGGGCCATCCGCCGGTCTTCGGCGGCAAGCGTGTACGGCGGCGGCGATCTGGACGGACTGCCGGCCCGCGGCGCGCTGGGCAGCCGCCTGCGGACCCTGGTCGAGGAAGGCCGCATCGAACTGCACACCTCGTTCACCATCACCGGCTTCAAGAGCGCCGACACCTTGACCGTCGTCGGGAGCACGCCGTGCGGGGAATCGCAGTTGGACGTCGACCTGCTGGTTCCGGCCACCGGCTTCCGGCCGAACCTGGAGATGCTGCGCGAAATCCGGCTGGATCTCGATCCCGCCGTGGAAGCACCGCGGGCGCTCGGGCCGCTCATTGACCCGGAATTCCACAGCTGCGGCACCGTGACGCCGCACGGCGCCCGGCTGCTGTCCCACCCCGAGAAGGACTTCTACATCACCGGAATGAAGTCCTACGGCCGGGCCCCGACGTTCCTGATGGCCACCGGGTATGAGCAGGTCCGTTCCATTGCCGCGGCCCTTGCGGGGGACCAGAAGGCCGCCGACGACGTCGAACTCGTCCTGCCAGAAACCGGGGTCTGCTCCACGGACCTGGGCGGCAGCTGCGATACGGTGGCCGGCTGCGATACGGATGCCGCTGCTGCGCCTGCCGCTGAGTCTTGCTGCGGGACACCGGAGCCGGCTGCTGCGGCGCCTGCCGCTGAGTCTTGCTGCGGGACACCGGAGCCGGCTGCTGCGGCGCCTGCCGCTGAGTCCTGCTGCTCGGCGCCGGAACCGGCGTTCCTGGGTATTCCTACCGGTCTGGAACACGGCCGCTCCGGGGAACAGGGGAACTAG
- a CDS encoding multidrug efflux SMR transporter, whose amino-acid sequence MNNTAKGWLLLVAAILAEVTASLSLKGALEHAGLYAVVAAGYLGSFILLAGVLRAGMALGVAYGVWGASGVALTAIGSLVFFGEPLTLLMGIGIAVVIAGVLCVELGSQAAHEKAETA is encoded by the coding sequence ATGAACAACACCGCAAAAGGGTGGCTGCTCCTGGTTGCCGCCATCCTGGCCGAAGTGACTGCGTCGCTCTCGCTCAAGGGTGCGCTGGAGCATGCCGGTCTCTATGCCGTGGTTGCGGCCGGCTATCTTGGCTCCTTCATCCTGCTCGCCGGCGTGCTGCGCGCCGGCATGGCCTTGGGTGTGGCTTACGGCGTCTGGGGTGCAAGCGGTGTCGCCCTGACCGCTATCGGCTCCCTGGTCTTCTTCGGAGAACCGCTCACCCTGCTGATGGGCATTGGTATTGCCGTTGTCATCGCCGGGGTGCTCTGCGTTGAACTCGGGTCCCAAGCGGCACATGAGAAAGCCGAAACGGCGTAA
- a CDS encoding multidrug efflux SMR transporter: MAYLFLIGAILFEVAGTVCLRLAVDDKRWYAGVAVGYVVAFGMLTLTLANGLPLGVAYGIWAAAGVALTAVIGRVLFKEPFTWLMGVGIVLIAGGVLLIELGAVNGT, encoded by the coding sequence ATGGCCTACCTGTTCCTGATCGGCGCGATCCTCTTCGAGGTGGCGGGCACCGTCTGCCTCCGCCTCGCCGTCGACGACAAGCGCTGGTACGCCGGAGTCGCCGTCGGCTACGTGGTGGCGTTCGGCATGCTCACTCTCACCCTCGCCAACGGCCTGCCGTTGGGTGTCGCCTACGGGATCTGGGCTGCAGCGGGCGTCGCCCTGACTGCGGTCATCGGCAGGGTCTTATTCAAGGAGCCCTTCACCTGGCTGATGGGCGTGGGAATAGTCCTTATTGCCGGCGGCGTCCTGCTCATCGAGCTGGGCGCCGTGAACGGCACGTGA
- a CDS encoding GDSL-type esterase/lipase family protein produces MITAEGKQVERIVVAGDSIAYGRGDGCGTGWAGMLQKAHLVRNPEQHRYFNLSIPGIGTAEISRIVRTEIPFRTPDLVILAYGINDSRRIGTPDGPRPATPEQVADGFAANVEHLRTMGAAVCAVGLIPPDTSRTTPIFGDYFDAEPAREVEMHLAKTCGVLGVPRVLLWDLFIGAPERLTDGLHPDTEGHAAIFRRLQETLTRKPGDVTCRSRRPAR; encoded by the coding sequence GTGATTACAGCTGAAGGCAAGCAGGTTGAGCGCATTGTCGTGGCCGGGGACAGCATCGCCTACGGCCGCGGAGACGGCTGCGGAACCGGATGGGCCGGAATGCTGCAGAAAGCCCACCTGGTGCGAAACCCGGAGCAGCACCGTTATTTCAACCTCTCCATACCCGGGATCGGTACGGCTGAAATCTCCCGGATTGTCCGGACCGAAATTCCGTTCCGCACGCCGGATCTGGTCATCCTGGCTTACGGAATCAATGATTCCCGGCGAATTGGTACACCGGACGGTCCTCGCCCCGCGACGCCGGAACAGGTTGCGGACGGCTTCGCCGCCAATGTGGAGCACCTGAGAACTATGGGAGCGGCCGTATGCGCTGTCGGTCTAATTCCTCCGGACACGTCCCGCACCACGCCGATCTTCGGAGATTATTTCGACGCTGAACCGGCACGGGAAGTGGAAATGCATCTCGCCAAAACCTGTGGTGTTCTAGGGGTCCCCCGGGTACTGCTCTGGGATCTGTTCATCGGTGCCCCGGAACGGCTAACCGACGGACTCCACCCCGACACCGAAGGGCATGCTGCCATCTTTCGTAGGCTTCAGGAGACGCTCACCCGCAAACCGGGAGACGTCACGTGCCGTTCACGGCGCCCAGCTCGATGA
- a CDS encoding TetR family transcriptional regulator translates to MARDAEATRERILAAATVEFAAHGFAGGRVERIASQAQSNVRMIYAYYGSKSGLFDATVADALRRMAENVPPRPDDLAGWAGDVFDHHQRFPEVLRLSMWAQLERPEATAEPSDIYRNKTLAVATAAAHPLSAVDVLVFIYAIAQAWQLSPEGLTGLAENPARGEEISARRQAVVTAVERMLQAQT, encoded by the coding sequence ATGGCACGTGACGCTGAAGCCACGAGGGAGCGGATACTCGCCGCGGCGACCGTGGAGTTTGCGGCCCACGGTTTCGCCGGCGGGCGCGTGGAGCGGATAGCCTCCCAGGCGCAGAGCAACGTTCGGATGATCTACGCGTACTACGGCAGCAAGAGCGGCTTGTTCGATGCAACGGTTGCTGACGCGCTGCGTCGCATGGCCGAGAACGTCCCGCCGCGCCCCGACGACCTCGCAGGCTGGGCCGGGGACGTGTTCGACCATCATCAGCGCTTCCCCGAGGTCCTCCGCCTGAGCATGTGGGCTCAGCTCGAGCGGCCGGAGGCCACCGCCGAGCCGAGCGATATCTATCGGAACAAAACGCTCGCCGTCGCGACGGCTGCCGCACACCCGCTGTCCGCCGTCGACGTCCTAGTCTTCATCTACGCCATCGCGCAGGCTTGGCAGCTCTCTCCGGAAGGGCTCACCGGCCTCGCGGAAAACCCGGCCAGAGGTGAGGAAATTTCCGCTCGCCGGCAAGCCGTCGTCACCGCCGTCGAGCGAATGCTGCAAGCTCAAACCTGA
- a CDS encoding SDR family NAD(P)-dependent oxidoreductase, whose amino-acid sequence MTRIALVTGANRGLGRATALALARNKINVVAASRGGAGDVVDEIVELGGEAIAVRLDVADLPSIEAARVAVLAGIEQEWNASTIDVLVNNAGVGLFAPLGAITAEDFDATFAVNVRGPLFVTQAFLPHLSEGASIVNVSSSLSRHVSPATSVYAASKKALEALTRSLAVELGPRGIRINSIAPGPTATDFNGGAMRDSEDMRAALAGQTALGRVGEPEEIADAISALVSHEFRWTTGERIEVSGGVLL is encoded by the coding sequence ATGACCCGCATTGCCCTCGTGACCGGAGCCAACCGCGGACTGGGACGAGCCACAGCGCTTGCTTTGGCCCGGAACAAGATCAACGTCGTCGCTGCCTCGCGGGGTGGAGCGGGTGACGTCGTGGACGAAATCGTCGAATTGGGCGGCGAAGCCATTGCGGTCCGGTTGGATGTCGCAGACCTGCCCTCCATCGAGGCGGCCCGCGTCGCGGTGCTTGCTGGCATTGAGCAGGAATGGAACGCCAGCACTATCGATGTCCTGGTCAACAATGCGGGGGTGGGACTGTTCGCGCCGCTCGGCGCGATCACGGCAGAAGACTTCGACGCCACCTTCGCCGTCAACGTCCGTGGTCCTCTTTTCGTCACGCAGGCCTTCCTGCCCCACCTGTCTGAGGGAGCAAGCATCGTGAACGTGTCGAGTTCGCTCAGCCGGCACGTCAGTCCGGCGACCTCCGTCTATGCGGCATCGAAGAAGGCACTCGAAGCACTTACCCGGAGTCTCGCCGTCGAGCTGGGCCCGAGGGGCATTCGGATCAACTCGATCGCACCCGGGCCGACCGCGACCGACTTCAACGGCGGAGCCATGCGCGATAGCGAAGACATGCGTGCGGCACTGGCCGGGCAAACCGCTCTCGGGCGAGTGGGTGAGCCGGAGGAAATCGCCGACGCGATCTCTGCCCTGGTGTCCCACGAGTTCCGCTGGACCACCGGGGAGCGCATCGAGGTGTCCGGCGGTGTGCTGCTGTGA
- a CDS encoding alpha/beta fold hydrolase — protein sequence MSETPREQGMLNVGNGQSIYWEEWGQPDGVPALYLHGGPGGTLGTSGYRHRFDLTRTRLLGLDQRGCGRSRPHASDLSTPLETHTVAHLIHDIETLREARGVEKWIVNGVSWGSTLALAYAQAHPERVLGMVLVAVTTTSRREVDWITEGVGAIFPEAWDRFAVHAERSGIGYERGHGRLVEAYLRLLNSQDPSIRDAASREWAWWEDTHISIGTGGFRRDSRWNDDGYRTAFARLTAHYWTAAGISDPPILAAMDRLHGIPGILIHGRRDISGPALTAWELHQQWPGSKLIIDEGDGHGGGSIVKHWDQANAQLVSGGVIKMK from the coding sequence ATGAGTGAGACGCCGCGGGAGCAGGGAATGCTCAATGTTGGAAACGGTCAGAGCATTTACTGGGAAGAGTGGGGGCAGCCCGACGGCGTGCCCGCGCTCTATCTGCACGGCGGCCCCGGTGGCACGCTGGGAACAAGCGGGTACCGGCACCGTTTCGACCTCACGCGCACCCGACTGCTCGGTCTGGATCAACGCGGCTGCGGACGTTCCCGCCCGCATGCGTCGGATCTTTCCACACCCCTGGAGACTCACACAGTTGCCCACCTGATTCACGACATCGAAACCCTGCGCGAAGCCCGCGGCGTCGAGAAGTGGATCGTCAACGGAGTGTCCTGGGGATCGACCCTTGCCCTCGCCTATGCGCAGGCGCACCCCGAACGTGTCCTGGGTATGGTGCTGGTGGCGGTCACGACGACGAGCCGGCGGGAAGTGGACTGGATCACCGAAGGCGTCGGTGCGATCTTCCCGGAAGCCTGGGATCGGTTCGCCGTGCACGCCGAGCGAAGCGGGATTGGGTATGAGCGCGGACACGGACGGCTGGTCGAGGCTTACCTGCGTCTCCTGAACTCACAGGATCCTTCCATCCGCGACGCCGCCTCCCGCGAGTGGGCTTGGTGGGAGGACACCCATATCTCCATCGGCACAGGCGGCTTCCGCCGCGATTCCCGATGGAACGACGACGGCTACCGGACCGCCTTCGCCCGACTCACGGCGCATTACTGGACTGCTGCCGGCATCAGCGACCCGCCGATCCTGGCCGCCATGGACCGCCTGCACGGCATTCCGGGGATACTCATCCACGGGCGCCGCGACATCTCCGGCCCAGCGCTCACAGCCTGGGAGCTCCACCAACAGTGGCCGGGATCAAAGCTCATTATCGACGAGGGGGACGGCCACGGCGGCGGGAGCATCGTGAAGCACTGGGACCAAGCCAACGCGCAGCTCGTCAGCGGGGGAGTCATTAAAATGAAGTGA
- a CDS encoding helix-turn-helix transcriptional regulator, with translation MKNLVHESRQRLAWSQQRLADELGVSRQTVISIERGRFDPSLPLAFRIAAVFNCTIEDLFFPDEQQ, from the coding sequence GTGAAGAACCTGGTACATGAGTCACGTCAGCGCCTGGCCTGGTCCCAACAGCGGCTCGCTGACGAGTTGGGCGTATCCCGCCAGACCGTCATCTCCATCGAACGCGGACGTTTTGACCCTTCGTTGCCGCTGGCCTTTCGGATCGCCGCCGTCTTCAACTGCACAATCGAGGACCTTTTCTTTCCCGACGAGCAGCAATGA
- a CDS encoding DUF1349 domain-containing protein, whose product MFAAVKSAVGAPVARQDRRRPHLPCADYASSYPFHPCTKKRMKMFENMSWLNEPASWKVGRDSLALETAGSTDFWRETHYGFIRDTGHFFSTEVTGDFMATATFSGDFTTLYDQAGLMLRTDERTWLKTGVEYSDGALQLSTVITDGTSDWSLRPLGTGRDEITLRLTRQATAVHVQYLERGGTDGQQWSSLRLGYLPLESRCKVGLMACSPERGGLNVRFTDFSIAPSDGINLHP is encoded by the coding sequence ATGTTTGCCGCTGTCAAGAGTGCTGTGGGGGCCCCGGTCGCCCGGCAGGACCGGCGTCGTCCTCATCTTCCTTGCGCCGATTATGCTTCGTCGTATCCTTTCCATCCCTGCACCAAGAAACGGATGAAAATGTTCGAGAACATGTCATGGCTGAACGAGCCCGCGAGCTGGAAAGTCGGCAGGGATTCGTTGGCCCTGGAAACTGCTGGCTCCACGGATTTCTGGCGCGAAACCCACTACGGATTCATCCGCGACACCGGACATTTCTTCTCGACTGAAGTGACCGGCGACTTCATGGCTACCGCGACATTTTCCGGCGATTTCACCACGCTCTATGATCAGGCGGGACTGATGCTCCGGACCGACGAGCGGACCTGGCTGAAGACGGGAGTCGAGTACAGCGACGGCGCGCTTCAGCTCAGTACGGTGATTACCGACGGCACTTCCGACTGGTCTCTGCGTCCTCTCGGCACAGGCCGGGACGAGATAACCCTGCGGCTGACCCGGCAGGCCACCGCGGTCCATGTGCAGTACCTGGAACGCGGCGGCACGGACGGGCAGCAGTGGAGCAGTCTGCGGCTGGGCTACCTTCCCCTGGAGAGCCGTTGCAAGGTAGGGCTGATGGCCTGCTCTCCGGAACGCGGCGGCTTAAACGTCCGTTTCACGGACTTCAGCATTGCGCCCTCAGACGGGATCAATCTGCATCCCTGA